From a region of the Daphnia pulicaria isolate SC F1-1A chromosome 1, SC_F0-13Bv2, whole genome shotgun sequence genome:
- the LOC124326608 gene encoding transcription factor BTF3 homolog 4-like, producing MNAEKLAKLQSQVRIGGPGTARRKKKVVHRTATTDDKKLQSSLKKLTVNNIPGIEEVNMFKDDGTIIHFNNPKVQASLAANTFAITGHAEHKPITDMLPAILNQLPTESLAHLKERIVGASAGGQGGASSATLPTTEEDDEVPDLVDNFDEPSKKEAPTVETKSTAEVKVAETPAATAAEPVKAAETPKAEE from the exons ATGAATGCAGAGAAGTTGGCAAAATTGCAATCTCAAGTGAGGATCGGGGGCCCTGGTACTGCTCgcaggaagaagaaagttgtCCACCGTACTGCTACCACTGATGACAAGAAGCTTCAAAGTTCCTTGAAAAAACTGACAGTCAACAACATCCCTGGGATTGAGGAAGTCAACATGTTCAAGGATGATGGTACAATCATCCACTTCAACAACCCTAAAGTACAGGCTTCTCTAGCGGCAAACACTTTTGCCATCACCGGTCATGCTGAACACAAAC CCATCACTGATATGTTGCCAGCTATCCTCAACCAATTGCCAACTGAAAGTTTGGCACACTTGAAAGAAAGGATAGTAGGTGCCTCTGCCGGTGGACAGGGTGGAGCATCATCGGCTACGCTACCGACAaccgaagaagatgatgaggtTCCCGATCTAGTTGACAACTTTGACGAACCAAGCAAGAAGGAGGCGCCCACTGTTGAGACCAAGTCGACAGCCGAAGTCAAGGTAGCTGAAACCCCTGCTGCTACAGCTGCCGAACCAGTCAAAGCTGCGGAGACTCCCAAAGCAGAAGAATAA